The Virgibacillus sp. MSP4-1 genome has a segment encoding these proteins:
- a CDS encoding DUF1294 domain-containing protein, protein MLKQVFIIYLVVINIFGFLSMGWDKRKSKKGKWRISETRLFVIAIIGGALGSTMGMYVFHHKTKKWKFKVGFPLLTFLVLTVLLFLTTLS, encoded by the coding sequence TTGCTTAAACAAGTTTTTATCATTTATCTTGTGGTCATAAATATTTTCGGATTTTTGTCTATGGGATGGGATAAACGGAAGTCCAAAAAAGGAAAATGGCGTATTTCAGAGACTAGGCTGTTTGTCATTGCTATAATCGGCGGAGCGCTTGGAAGTACGATGGGGATGTATGTCTTTCACCACAAAACAAAGAAATGGAAGTTCAAAGTGGGGTTCCCGCTTTTAACGTTCCTGGTGCTGACTGTACTTCTCTTTCTAACAACCCTGTCATAA
- the infC gene encoding translation initiation factor IF-3, which produces MPDLIFSNIFWRWLTISKGETLINERIRAREVRLIGADGEQIGVKSRQEALKIADQANLDLVLVAPNAKPPVCRIMDYGKYRFEQQKKEKEKRKKQKVINIKEVRLSPAIEEHDFNTKLRNARKFLQKGDKVKAAVRFRGRAITHKELGQEVLDRMAEECKDIATLETKPKMEGRNMFMMLAPLNEK; this is translated from the coding sequence ATGCCGGACCTGATTTTCTCAAATATTTTTTGGAGGTGGCTTACGATTAGCAAAGGCGAAACATTAATTAACGAGCGAATTCGAGCACGCGAAGTCCGTTTAATTGGTGCAGATGGAGAACAGATTGGCGTAAAATCACGTCAGGAAGCTTTGAAGATTGCAGATCAGGCAAATCTTGACCTTGTATTAGTAGCTCCAAACGCAAAACCACCTGTTTGCCGAATTATGGATTATGGTAAATACCGTTTCGAGCAACAGAAGAAGGAAAAAGAAAAGCGTAAGAAGCAAAAGGTCATTAATATTAAAGAGGTACGCTTAAGTCCTGCAATTGAAGAGCATGACTTCAACACCAAGTTACGGAATGCCCGCAAATTCCTTCAAAAAGGTGATAAAGTGAAGGCGGCTGTTCGATTCCGCGGTCGTGCTATTACCCATAAAGAGCTTGGTCAAGAGGTTCTCGATCGTATGGCTGAGGAATGTAAAGATATTGCTACCCTTGAGACGAAGCCTAAAATGGAAGGTCGTAATATGTTTATGATGCTCGCACCTTTAAATGAAAAATAA
- the rpmI gene encoding 50S ribosomal protein L35, which yields MPKMKTHKGSQKRFKKTGNGKVKRAHAYTSHLFANKSTKQKRKLRKSALVSSSDMKRISSMLPKK from the coding sequence ATGCCTAAAATGAAAACCCATAAAGGTTCACAAAAACGTTTTAAGAAAACTGGTAATGGTAAAGTGAAACGTGCACATGCGTATACAAGTCACTTGTTCGCAAATAAATCTACAAAGCAGAAGCGCAAATTGCGTAAATCCGCTCTTGTTTCTAGCAGTGATATGAAACGCATCAGCTCAATGCTACCTAAAAAGTAA
- a CDS encoding dUTP diphosphatase, with protein sequence MNWDLLFQMQNELDQRIKKEHKLEGQNIIQEKILALLVEIGELANETRCFKFWSNKGPNDQAVILEEYVDGLHFIISLGLELGYTYNGLHEDEQALDFSTTDRFLLVYEKAITFKNEQKQEPYKQLFDSFLQLGKDLGFEEEMIQRAYVNKNEVNHQRQDTGY encoded by the coding sequence ATGAACTGGGATTTGCTATTTCAAATGCAGAACGAATTAGATCAGCGTATAAAAAAAGAACACAAGTTGGAAGGTCAGAATATTATCCAGGAAAAAATTCTCGCATTACTAGTTGAAATTGGGGAGCTGGCCAATGAAACCAGATGCTTTAAGTTTTGGAGTAACAAAGGTCCGAATGATCAGGCGGTTATTCTTGAAGAGTATGTAGATGGCCTGCATTTTATCATTTCCCTTGGTCTTGAACTTGGATATACCTATAATGGCTTACATGAGGATGAGCAAGCATTAGATTTCAGTACAACAGACCGGTTCCTTCTGGTTTATGAAAAGGCGATTACGTTTAAAAACGAGCAAAAACAGGAGCCTTATAAGCAGTTATTCGATTCCTTCCTGCAATTGGGAAAGGATCTTGGCTTTGAGGAGGAAATGATTCAAAGGGCTTACGTTAATAAGAATGAAGTGAACCATCAGCGTCAGGATACAGGATATTAA
- a CDS encoding TVP38/TMEM64 family protein, protein MEQLTSWVFTIVESSGMFAPVLFIGMHLLRPLFFMPVAFICISGGILFGMVSGTIYSVIGITLSSLFFYRFLVYMPKTFKRLIRLKGKILGEKRQISKGQIFLLRLMPFIHFHLLSLCILEISRNYKEYFKLSFLSNVPLAVVYTTFGQWIASLSPIIMAAAVIVILPMIYLLRQKEIVVSWEEFFRKDHQVSQGSPSMNRVS, encoded by the coding sequence ATGGAACAGCTTACTTCTTGGGTATTTACAATCGTAGAGTCCAGTGGAATGTTTGCTCCGGTATTATTTATTGGCATGCATTTATTAAGACCCCTTTTTTTCATGCCTGTAGCCTTCATTTGTATTTCGGGCGGGATATTGTTCGGAATGGTCTCGGGCACAATTTATTCGGTGATAGGCATTACTTTATCCAGTCTGTTCTTTTACCGTTTTCTCGTCTATATGCCCAAAACCTTTAAAAGGCTAATTCGATTGAAGGGCAAAATATTGGGCGAAAAAAGGCAGATTTCTAAAGGGCAGATTTTTCTGTTGCGTTTAATGCCATTTATCCATTTTCATTTATTATCTCTTTGTATTTTGGAAATTTCGCGAAATTATAAAGAGTATTTTAAGCTGTCATTCCTATCTAATGTTCCGCTGGCCGTTGTCTATACAACGTTTGGTCAATGGATTGCCAGTCTGTCTCCAATCATTATGGCGGCAGCCGTAATTGTTATTCTTCCGATGATTTACTTATTAAGACAAAAAGAGATTGTCGTCAGTTGGGAGGAATTTTTCCGTAAAGATCATCAAGTAAGTCAGGGATCCCCCTCCATGAACAGGGTTAGCTAG
- the rplT gene encoding 50S ribosomal protein L20 — MPRVKGGTVTRRRRKRVLKLAKGYYGSKHALFKTAKQQVMKSGQYAYRDRKQRKRNFRKLWIARINAAARMNDISYSRLMHGLREAGIEVNRKMLADLAVNDEQGFANLVAKAKDALK; from the coding sequence ATGCCACGTGTAAAAGGCGGTACAGTAACACGCAGACGTCGTAAACGTGTTCTAAAGTTAGCGAAAGGTTATTATGGTTCAAAGCATGCACTATTCAAAACAGCAAAGCAGCAAGTAATGAAGTCCGGTCAATATGCTTACCGTGACCGTAAACAAAGAAAACGTAATTTCCGTAAACTATGGATTGCCCGTATTAATGCTGCGGCTCGTATGAATGATATTTCTTATAGTCGTCTTATGCACGGTCTAAGAGAAGCTGGTATTGAAGTGAACCGTAAGATGCTCGCTGATCTTGCTGTAAATGACGAACAAGGCTTTGCTAACCTGGTTGCTAAAGCTAAAGACGCACTTAAATAA
- a CDS encoding M42 family metallopeptidase, with translation MVKLDETLTMLKDLTDAKGIAGHEKEPREVMRKYIAPYADEVFTDGLGSLIAKKTGDENGPKVMVAGHLDEVGFMVTRIDDDGFVYFQTVGGWWSQVMLAQRVTILTKKGEVTGVIGSKPPHVLSAEARKKPIDIKDMFIDIGASSKDEAAEFGVVPGDSVVPYFDFTVMNNEKMLLAKAWDNRIGLAIAIDVLKQLKEEKHPNVVYGVGTVQEEVGLRGAKTSTHAIQPDVGFAVDVGIAGDTPGISDKDASSKMGDGPQIILYDASMISHKGLRDFVVDTADKNNIPYQFASMAGGGTDSGSIHLTANGVPALSITIATRYIHTHAAMLHRDDFENAVKLIVEVIKGLDADTVKEIKFD, from the coding sequence ATGGTAAAACTTGATGAAACACTGACCATGCTAAAAGACTTAACCGATGCAAAAGGCATTGCCGGTCATGAAAAAGAGCCAAGAGAAGTGATGCGTAAATACATAGCTCCATATGCGGATGAAGTATTCACCGATGGTTTAGGCAGTCTGATCGCTAAAAAAACAGGCGATGAGAATGGCCCTAAAGTGATGGTTGCCGGCCACTTGGATGAAGTTGGTTTTATGGTTACCCGTATTGATGACGATGGATTTGTTTATTTCCAGACTGTTGGTGGCTGGTGGAGCCAGGTTATGCTTGCTCAACGCGTAACCATTTTAACGAAAAAAGGGGAAGTAACAGGCGTTATCGGTTCTAAACCTCCACATGTCCTTTCAGCTGAGGCAAGGAAAAAACCAATTGATATTAAGGATATGTTTATTGATATTGGAGCTTCCAGTAAAGATGAAGCAGCTGAATTTGGTGTTGTTCCTGGTGATTCTGTCGTTCCATATTTTGATTTCACGGTTATGAACAATGAAAAAATGCTTCTTGCTAAGGCGTGGGATAATCGTATTGGTTTAGCCATTGCGATTGATGTGTTAAAGCAGCTTAAAGAAGAAAAACATCCAAATGTAGTTTATGGTGTAGGAACGGTTCAGGAAGAGGTTGGACTGCGTGGAGCTAAAACTTCAACTCACGCCATTCAGCCGGATGTAGGCTTTGCAGTGGATGTGGGAATTGCTGGTGACACACCAGGTATTTCTGATAAAGATGCATCCAGTAAAATGGGGGATGGCCCGCAAATTATTTTATATGATGCATCGATGATTTCTCATAAGGGACTTCGTGATTTTGTTGTGGATACCGCTGATAAGAATAATATTCCTTATCAATTTGCCTCAATGGCAGGAGGCGGAACAGATTCAGGATCCATTCATTTAACCGCTAACGGTGTCCCGGCTCTGTCCATTACCATTGCAACACGTTATATTCATACACATGCGGCTATGCTGCACCGTGATGATTTTGAAAATGCCGTGAAGTTGATTGTAGAAGTCATCAAAGGCTTAGATGCCGACACAGTAAAGGAAATCAAGTTTGATTAA